CACAACGGCATCGTGCTCGGCACCGGCGACCTGTCGGAGCTGGCGCTCGGCTGGTCCACATACGGCGTGGGCGACCAGATGAGCCACTACAACGTCAACTCCGGTGTGCCGAAGACACTGATCCAGCATCTGATCCGGTGGGTCATCAGCAGCGGCCAGTTCGACGACGGGACCGGCAAGATCCTCTCCGCGATCCTCGACACGGAGATCAGCCCGGAACTGGTACCGGGTGAGGAGATGCAGTCCACCGAGTCCAAGATCGGCCCGTACGCCCTGCACGACTTCACCCTGTTCCACGTACTGCGCTACGGGTTCCGACCCTCGAAGATCGCGTTCCTGACCTGGCACGCCTGGCACGACACGACCACCGGCGCCTGGCCGCCCGGCTTCCCCGAGGAGAAGCGGGGATCCTACGACCTGGCGGAGATCCACAAATGGCTCCAGGTCTTCTGCCGCCGCTTCTTCGCGTTCGCCCAGTTCAAGCGCTCGGCGATGCCGAACGGCCCCAAGGTGTCGGCAGGCGGTTCACTGTCACCCCGAGGCGACTGGCGAGCACCATCGGACAGCTCGGCAAGGGCCTGGCTACGAGACCTGGAACGCTTCGACCTGCCGAACTGACCTGCCTGGGCCGGCATCCGACGGCCACTGTCTGCACCCGTACGCCGACACGGCGAGGGATGGAGCGCACGGGGTCCCTGCCGTACGGGAGACGCCCGCGCGCGGCACCCCCCGCCCGGGCAAGCCCGGGACGCACCCGCACCGACACACCGCGTCCCGAGACAGGACGGCCCCGCACCGCCGCACCGGCCCCCAGACAGGACGGGCCCGCACCGCCGCACCGCCCCCAGACGGGACGGGCCCGCGCCTGCGCAACGGCGAGAAGGGGACGTACCGGGGGGTGTCCGCCCGCAGCGTCGGGCGACCGACCAAGAGCACATCCCCAACCCACAGCACCGCCCGACCGAGGACGGACACCCCCCGGTGCGGCACCGACCCACAACCGGACCGGCATGCGCGACGCACGCCCCCACCGAAGCCGCCACAGGCCGCCGCAGGCATACGACCCGCGCCCGCACTCAGACCCGCACAGCCTCCCCCCGCTCAGGCAGGTGAGACGCAACCACCCGCTCCCGCCCACTCCCCGACACAACCACCCGCCGCCGATCCACGACAGAGGCGACCCCAGCCACGCCCAGCCCCAACACAGCGAGCACCGCACCCGCGACCGCCGGAGACGTCACCCCGAACCCCGCGGCCAACGCGAGCCCCCCGATCCACGCACCCCCGGCGTTCGCGAGGTTGAAGGCGGCCTGATTGGCGGACGAGGCCAAGGACGGCGCCGCCGAGGCCTTCTCCATGACCATCAGCTGCAGCGGCGACCCCGTGACAAAGGCGGCCACACCGAGCAGCACCACGGCCACCCCGGCACTCCACTGCGCACCCATCAGAACCGGGAACAGAGCGAGCACCACAACCAGCGAGACCAGCCCCCCGAACAACGTCCCCCGCAGAGCGTGATCGGCCAGCCGCCCGCCCACGAGGTTCCCCACCGTCGCCCCGACCCCGAACAGCGCGAGCAGCAGCGTCACACTCCCGTCGGCGAACCCGGCGGAGTCGGTGAGCATCGGCGTGACGTAGCTGTACGCGGCGAACAGCGCCCCGAAGCCCGCGACGGTCGTACCGAGCGCCAGCCAGACGGGCAGCGACTTCAGCGCCGCGAGCTCACCACGCAGCCCGGCACCGGAGCCCGCGACCACCCGGTCGTGCGGGATCAGCGAGGCGAGGGCCGCGATCGCGGCCAGCCCGATCGCGCTGACACCGAGGAACGTAGCCCGCCACCCGAGGTGCTGCCCCATGAGCGTGGCGACGGGCACGCCGGCGACGTTGGCGACGGTGAGCCCGAGGAACATCAGGGACACGGACCGCGCCTTGCGCTCGGGCGCGACCATGCTCGTGGCGACGACGGCACCGACACCGAAGAAGGCACCGTGCGGCAGACCGCTCAGGAACCGGGCGGCGAGCAGCCAGTGGTAGTCGGCGGCGAAGGCGGAGGCCGCGTTGCCGACGATGAACAGCGCCATCAGCCCGATCAGGACCGTACGACGGGGCATCCGGGCGGTCACGGCGGCCAGCAGCGGGGCGCCGATGACGACACCCAGGGCGTACGCCGAGACGAGGTGCCCGGCGGTGGGGATGGCGATGTGGAGATCGTCCGCGACCTCGGGCAGCAGCCCCATCATCACGAACTCGGTGGTGCCGATGCCGAAGGCGCCGACGGCCAGGGCTAGCAGGGCCAGGGGCATGACGTGCCTGTGCCTTTCGAAGGTAGTTCCGCGGTGCTTATGTTCACCAGCGGAACAAAGCCTCTCGGGCTCAGTATTCCATGCGGTCAGGAAGAGGTGTCGACCTTCACACGCGCGGCCAGCGGAAGGTGGTCGCTCCCCGTCTCCGGCAGCGTCCACGAGCTCTCCGGCTCGACCCCCTTCACCAGGATCTGGTCGATCCGCGCCATCGGGAACGACGCCGGCCAGCTGAACCCGAACCCGCTGCCGGCCGCGCCCTGCGTGGAGCGCATCTGGGAGGTGACGGCATTCAGGGCGCGGTCGTTCATCGTGCCGTTGAGGTCGCCGAGCAGCACGATCCGCTGCAACGGCTCGTCGGCGATGGCCTCACCGAGCGCGTCGGCGCTCTTGTCGCGCTGCCGGGCCGTGAACCCGGCCTCCATCTTCACGCGGACCGACGGCAGATGGGCGACGTAGACCGCGAGCTGCCCCTCGGGCGTGGCCACCGTGGCGCGCATGGCGCGCGTCCAGCCCAGCTTGATGTCGACGGGCCCGACACCGGTCAGCGGGTACTTGCTCCACAGCCCGACGGTGCCCTGCACCGAGTGGTACTTGTACGTCGCCGCCAGCGCCTTCTCGTACGTCGGCACCGCTCCCGCGGTCAGCTCCTCCAGCGCCACCACGTCCGCCCCGGACGCGGCCACGTCACGGGCGGTGCCGGACGGGTCGGGGTTGTCGGCGTTGACGTTGTGCGTGGCCACCGTGAGGTCGCCGCCGGAGCCGGTCTTGTCGGTGAGCAGACCGCCGAAGAGGTTCAGCCAGACGATCGCCGGGAGCAGCACGGCGACCAGGGCGGTCACCGACTTGCGTACGACGCCGAGGACCAGCAGGACCGGCACGAAGAGGCCCAGCCAGGGCAGGAAGGTCTCGATCAGGCTGCCGAGGTTGCCGATGCGGTTGGGGATGCGCGAGTGCACCAGCATCACCAGCGCGAGGACCAGCGCCAGCGCGGCGACGACCAGGCCGCGGCGCCAGATTCTCGGGTCGCCCCGCCATCCGGTGAGCAGCCGGTCGAGCAGGCGCCGGAACCTGGAGCTCTGGCGCTCGGGTCCCGAGCCACCGTTGTCCGTCTCCTCCATGTACGCCTGCTGCGCCATACCGCGTCGCCTCACTGACCGCCGTGCATCCGTCCGTCCCCCCGTGTCTCAAGACCCTAGGGGATGATCGGTTCCGTTCTCGCCGTCCGATGACGGCCGTACCCGTACGAGCACGAACAAGTCGGTGCCGTCAGTTCCGCACACGAAGGCAGAAAGCGCCCTCTGTGACGAAACGCGCACAGTAGGGCTACGACGCAGTCGAACTGACGGTCGGTGAGCTGACGGGCCGTAGGTCCTCCGGGTCGAAGGGGCTCAGTCCTTCGAGGATCGTGTCGACGATCTGTTCGGACAGACCGTCCGGGAGGTCGGCGTCGGGGCGCATGACGGAACGCAGCAACATGGGGCCGACGAAGATGTCGTTGAGCAGTTCGATGTCGACGTCCGCGCGCAGTTCGCCGTTCACCTGCCCCCGCAGCAGGACCTCCATCCCGAGCCTGCGCCGGGGCGCGATGACGAGGTTGTGGTACGCCTCCCAGAGCTTCGGGCTGCTCTTCATCTGGGCGTGCACGTTGTGCAGGATCACCGAGGAACGGCTGACCAGTCCGCGCTGCCGCAGCGACTCCAGGAGGACGACGAGGTCGTCGCGCATGGAGGTGCCGGGGAGTTCGGGATCCGGGGGTTCGGCGCTGCGGACGACATCGACGAAGAGCTCCTCCTTGCCGCTCCACCGGCGGTAGATGGTCGCCTTCCCGACGCCGGCGGTACGGGCGATGCGCTCGATGGACAGCTCCGCGAGCGGCACGCCCTCCTCCAGCAGCTTCATCACACCCTCGACGATGGCATGCTCCACGGCCTCGCTGCGGGGCCGGCCCCGCACGGGGCCCGCTTGCCGGGGCTGACCTTCGGCGAGGCTGCTCACGTCGCTGGATCCCTTCTGTGTCCTGGGACGATTGTCCCCCGCCGGAGGCCGCACCGGGGAGCCGGCAAGACCCGCACCTGCCGGGCCCCCGGGACCGCGACCGGGAACGACGACCCGGAGGCGAGCCCCCGGAGGCCGCATCCGGAACTCGCCGGGACCGCTCGGGAGCCCCCGGGGCGGCGTCTGTGAGCGGTACCGGGGCATCGCCGGAGGCCGCACCTGGCGGACCGCTGAGGCAGTGGCCGGATGCCGGTGGGAGGGCGCCGCCCCGACGGAACCCTTCCCGGACCGCCGGGCCGCGTCAGCCCCCTCCGCGAGCCGGCGCGGGCTGCGCCGGAGCCGCTCCCGCAGTGGCGACCCGGGATCCCGCAGGGGTGTGGTCGCATGTCGCCCCCTACTCCGCCGCCACCAACTTCCGCCCCTCCTCGTCCTTCTGGGCGGTCGGCGGCCTGCCCGGCAGGAACACGGCGACCACGATCGCGCCGACCACCGCGACGCCCGCTCCCCACAGGGCGGTGACGTGCATGGCGTGGAGGAAGGCGTCGTGGGCGGGGACGATGAGCGCGTCACCCCGGGGGCCGAGCTTGTCGGCGACGCCGAGGGTGGCCTCGATGGACTCGCCCGCGGTGTGGCGCAGCCCGGCCGGCAGGAGGCCGAGCTTGTCCTCGATGCCGTTGCGGTACGCCGTGGACAGCACCGAGCCGAGGACGGCGATACCGAGGGCGCCGCCGAGCTGGCGGAAGGTGTTGCTGAGGGCGGAGGCGGAGCCGGCCTTCTCGCGGGGCAGGGCCTGCATGATGACGACGCTCACCGGGGTCATGATGTGCGCCATGCCGGCACCCATCAGGAAGAACACGACCTCCAGGATCCAGATCGGCGTGTCCGCCTCGAACCCGGCGAACGCGGCGAGCGTCGCGGCGATGACGAGCAGCCCGGCCGTGGTGGTGGCCTTGTTGCCGAACCGGTCGACGACGAGCCGGGCCCGCGGCGCGAAGATCATCTGGGCGGCGGCCAGTGGCAGCATCAGCAGACCGGTCTGCAGCGGCGAGTACCCGCGCACGCTCTGGGTGTAGAACACCGAGAAGAAGGTCACGCCCATCAGCGCGAAGAAGACCAGCGCGATGGCGGCGATCGCGGCGGAGAAGACCTTGTTCTTGAAGTACGTCACGTCGATGGACGGATGGTCGCTGCGCTTCTCGAAGACGACGAAGGCGACGAGTACGGCGAGACCCGCGCCGATCGTCGACAGCACCGTCGCGTCCGTGAAGTCCGCGAGCTGGCCGCCCTTGATGATGCCGTAGACCAGCAGGACCAGGCCCACGACGGACAGCACGACACCGATGGGGTCGATACGGCCGGGGTTCGGGTCCCGGGAGTCGGGCACGAGCCAGATCATCAGCGCGAGGGCGACGAGCACGATCGGCACGTTGATGAGGAAGACGGACCCCCACCAGAAGTGGTCCAGCAGCACACCGCCGGTGATCGGTCCGATGGCGATGGCGAGCCCGACACCACCGGCCCAGATACCGATGGCCTTGGGCTGCTCCTCGCGCTCGAAGACGTTCATGAGCACCGCGAGCGTGGCCGGCATCACGAAGGCGGCGCCGAGGCCCATCACCGCGCGGAACGCGATCAGCTCGGTCGGCGACCCGGCGGTGGCGGCGAGGGCGGACCCGAGGCCGAAGACGGTGAGCCCGCCGAGGAGCACCCTCTTGCGTCCGAGCCGGTCCCCCAGCAGACCGGCGCTGAAGAGGAGCCCCGCGAAGACGAGGGTGTAGGAGTTGATCGCCCACTCCAGCTCGCTCTGGGTGGCGCCCAGGCCGGTGGGGGCGGGGGTCGAGATCGTCTTGATCGCGACGTTCAGGATCGAGTTGTCGAGCACCACGATCAACAGGCTCAGCATCAGCACGCCGAGGATCGCCCAGCGGCGCCGGTGCACGGCTTCCGGGATGCGGGAGCCGGGGAGGGCAGGGTCGGCAGGAGAAGTCATACGACCGACCCTAGACCTATTTCGATACGGCACCGTCTCGTATCGGAATTCTTTACGGAGACCTTAAGAACAGCCCTAGGCCCCCGGACGTACGTCGCTGGAGGCGTGACCCAAGTCCCGCGCCCCCCCTCTGGCCGAGCGTGACACGAAGTGCCACCATGGAGGTGATCCGGGGACGCCGTGAGGGCGCCTCGAGATGACGTGTGAGGAGCAGTTCCATGACGCAGCTCTCGGCTGCCCAGACAAAGCCCTCCGACGGCAGCAAGGCGCTGTACGGGGGGAAGGGCACACGCCGTATCACTGTTCGCGACATCGCTCTCGCCAAGGAGCGGGGCGAGAAGTGGCCCATGCTCACCGCGTACGACGCGATGACCGCGTCCGTCTTCGACGAGGCCGGCATCCCGGTCATGCTCGTCGGCGACTCCGCGGGCAACTGCCACCTCGGGTACGAGTCGACCGTGCCCGTCACCCTCGACCAGATGACGATGCTCTCGGCGGCCGTGGTCCGCGGCACCTCCCGTGCCCTGATCGTCGCCGACCTCCCCTTCGGCTCGTACCAGGAGGGCCCCGTACAGGCGCTCCGGTCCGCCACCCGGCTGATCAAGGACGCCGGAGTCGGCGCGGTCAAGCTGGAGGGCGGCGAGCGGTCCTACGAGCAGATCCGGCTGCTGGTCGAGGCCGGCATCCCGGTGATGGCGCACATCGGTCTGACCCCGCAGTCCGTCAACGCCATGGGCTACCGCGTCCAGGGCCGTGGCGAGGAGGCGGCCGCGCAGTTGCTGCGCGACGCGAAGGCCGTGCAGGACGCGGGCGCGTTCGCGGTCGTCCTCGAACTGGTCCCCGCCGAGCTGGCCGCCGAGGTGACCCGGTCGCTGCACATCCCGACCGTCGGTATCGGTGCCGGGGCGGAGACGGACGCGCAGGTCCTGGTGTGGACGGACATGCTGGGTCTGACCCCCGGGCGGGTCCCGAAGTTCGTGAAGCAGTACGCCGACCTGCGCGAGGTCATGGGCAACGCGGCGAAGGCGTTCGCGGAGGACGTGGTGGGAGGCACCTTCCCGCTGGAGGAGCACAGCGTCCACTAGAGCCACTGTGGCACCAGGGCAGCCCCGCCGATCTTCCCCCGTCGGCGGGGCTGCCGCCGTTTTCCTCGCCCCCGCCGCCCCTACCCATTCCCATCCCCAGGGGGCTCCGCCCCCTGGACCCCCGCTCCTCAAACGCCGGAGGGGCTGAGAAACCCAGCCCGTCCGGCGTTTGAGGACGAGGCCCTTTCGGGGCCGAAGCAGGGGTCTGGGGGGCGCAGCCCCCAGGGACGGGACGGGTAGGGGCGGCGGGGGCGAGGACCGCTTGTCGGGTGGCTGTCGGTGGTGTCGGTGACTTGTCGGTGGTCTGTCGGTCGGGGCTGGCACCGTCTTCCCCATGACGCGAATCGACAAGAACCCCAACGGCGCCGACATCGCCGTAACCGTGCGGGGGCTGGTGAAGCACTACGGCGACACCAAGGCGCTGGACGGTGTGGACCTGGATGTGCGGGAGGGGACCGTGATGGGGGTGCTCGGGCCCAACGGGGCCGGGAAGACCACCCTCGTCCGCATCCTGTCCACCCTGCTCGCCCCGAACGCCGGACAGGCCACCGTCGCCGGTTACGACGTCGTACGGCAGCCCCGCCAGCTGCGCAGGGTCATCGGCCTCACCGGCCAGTACGCCTCGGTCGACGAGAAGCTCCCCGGCTGGGAGAACCTGTACATGATCGGGCGGCTGCTCGACCTGCCCCGCAAGGAGGCCCGCCGCAGGGCGGACGAGCTGCTGGAGCGCTTCTCGCTCACCGAGGCCGCCAAGCGCCCGGCGAGCACGTACTCCGGCGGCATGCGGCGACGGCTCGACCTCGCCGCGTCCATGATCGGACAGCCCGCGGTCCTCTTCCTCGACGAGCCGACCACCGGCCTCGACCCCCGTACCCGCAACGAGGTGTGGGACGAGGTCAAGCGGATGGTCGGGGACGGGGTCACCGTCCTGCTCACCACGCAGTACATGGAGGAGGCCGAGCAGCTCGCCGACGAGCTCACCGTCGTCGACCGCGGCAAGGTCATCGCGGGCGGTGGCATCGAGGAGCTGAAGGCCAAGGTCGGCGGGCGGACCCTGCGGGTACGGCCCGTGGACCCGCTGCAACTGCGGCCGCTCGCCTCCTACCTCGACGGCCTCGGCATCACCGGCCTCGCCACCACCACCGTGGACCCCGACGCAGGCTCCCTCCTGGTGCCGATCCTCAGCGACGAGCAGCTGACCGCGGTGGTCGGCGCGGTCACCGCGCGCGGCGTCACCATCTCCTCCATCACCACCGAACTCCCCAGCCTGGACGAGGTGTTCCTGTCCCTCACCGGCCACCGCGCGAGCGCCCCGCAGGACGCCGTGCCCGCCGACGACCGCGAGGAGGTCGCCGTATGAGCGCCGCCACCGTCACCACACCCGTCACCGTCTCCGCCTCCGAGGACGTCCGCATTCCGCTGCGCGGGCATCTGCGGCACACCAGTGCCCTCATCCGCCGCAACCTGCTCTGGATCCGCCAGGACCCGGAGTCGATGGCCGACGCGGTGCTGATGCCGGTCATCTTCACGCTGCTGTTCGTGTTCGTCTTCGGCGGCTCGATCGGGCAGGCGCTGGGCGGCGGGCAGGACCAGTACGTGCAGTACGTCATCCCGGGCATGATCGCGATGATGAGCATGACGCTCTCGCAGGGCGTCGGCACCGGCTTCAGCCAGGACTTCAACTCCGGTGTCATGGACCGCTTCCGGTCCCTGCCGATCGGACGCGGCTCGGTGCTCTTCGCGAAAATCTCCGTCGAACTGATCCGGATGCTGTTCGCGACCGCCGTCCTGATGATCGTCGCCGTCCTGGTCGGGTTCGACATCACCAGCTGGACCGGGCTGCTGGCGACCGTGGCCCTGTCCACCGCGTTCGCCTCGTCGATCATGTGGGTGTTCCTCACCCTGGGCGTGATCATGAAGAGCGCGCAGTCCGTGCAGGCCATGGGCTTCCTGGTGCTGTTCCCGCTGCAGTTCGGCTCGTCGATCTTCGCGCCGACCGGCTCCATGCCGGGCTGGCTCCAGGCCTTCACCGACTACAACCCGCTGTCCACGCTCGCGGACGCGGCGCGCGGGCTGATGGTGGGCGGCCCGGTCGCCCACGACCTGTGGGTGACGCTCGCCTGGTCGGTGGCGATCACGGCGGTCATGGCGCCGGTCGCGATCCACAAGTTCAAGACCAAGAGCTGACGTCCCCGTCGGCGCGTCAGACCAGGGCGGTGGCCTCCATGGGGGAGAGGCCACCGCCCTCCGCGTGCGCCGCCTCGAACGCCTCGTCGCCGAGCGCGGCGCGCGCGTGGCGCTCGGCCCGGTCGTAGGTCTCGCGCTCTATGGAGGTCGCGACATGGCCGGTCGGCAGCATCGCGCGCGCGGTCCCGAGGACCCGGGCCGCGTCAGCGGGCCTGTTGGCGCCGTCGGGGGCGGCCAGGGCGATCGCCGCGATCGACAGGTACAGCGGTCGCATGTACGGGGCGATGGCCTCGGACAGCGGGTCGTCGGCCTTGGCCAGGGCCT
Above is a window of Streptomyces sp. NBC_00490 DNA encoding:
- a CDS encoding MFS transporter, which codes for MPLALLALAVGAFGIGTTEFVMMGLLPEVADDLHIAIPTAGHLVSAYALGVVIGAPLLAAVTARMPRRTVLIGLMALFIVGNAASAFAADYHWLLAARFLSGLPHGAFFGVGAVVATSMVAPERKARSVSLMFLGLTVANVAGVPVATLMGQHLGWRATFLGVSAIGLAAIAALASLIPHDRVVAGSGAGLRGELAALKSLPVWLALGTTVAGFGALFAAYSYVTPMLTDSAGFADGSVTLLLALFGVGATVGNLVGGRLADHALRGTLFGGLVSLVVVLALFPVLMGAQWSAGVAVVLLGVAAFVTGSPLQLMVMEKASAAPSLASSANQAAFNLANAGGAWIGGLALAAGFGVTSPAVAGAVLAVLGLGVAGVASVVDRRRVVVSGSGRERVVASHLPERGEAVRV
- a CDS encoding endonuclease/exonuclease/phosphatase family protein, coding for MAQQAYMEETDNGGSGPERQSSRFRRLLDRLLTGWRGDPRIWRRGLVVAALALVLALVMLVHSRIPNRIGNLGSLIETFLPWLGLFVPVLLVLGVVRKSVTALVAVLLPAIVWLNLFGGLLTDKTGSGGDLTVATHNVNADNPDPSGTARDVAASGADVVALEELTAGAVPTYEKALAATYKYHSVQGTVGLWSKYPLTGVGPVDIKLGWTRAMRATVATPEGQLAVYVAHLPSVRVKMEAGFTARQRDKSADALGEAIADEPLQRIVLLGDLNGTMNDRALNAVTSQMRSTQGAAGSGFGFSWPASFPMARIDQILVKGVEPESSWTLPETGSDHLPLAARVKVDTSS
- a CDS encoding TetR/AcrR family transcriptional regulator, producing the protein MSSLAEGQPRQAGPVRGRPRSEAVEHAIVEGVMKLLEEGVPLAELSIERIARTAGVGKATIYRRWSGKEELFVDVVRSAEPPDPELPGTSMRDDLVVLLESLRQRGLVSRSSVILHNVHAQMKSSPKLWEAYHNLVIAPRRRLGMEVLLRGQVNGELRADVDIELLNDIFVGPMLLRSVMRPDADLPDGLSEQIVDTILEGLSPFDPEDLRPVSSPTVSSTAS
- a CDS encoding MFS transporter, with amino-acid sequence MTSPADPALPGSRIPEAVHRRRWAILGVLMLSLLIVVLDNSILNVAIKTISTPAPTGLGATQSELEWAINSYTLVFAGLLFSAGLLGDRLGRKRVLLGGLTVFGLGSALAATAGSPTELIAFRAVMGLGAAFVMPATLAVLMNVFEREEQPKAIGIWAGGVGLAIAIGPITGGVLLDHFWWGSVFLINVPIVLVALALMIWLVPDSRDPNPGRIDPIGVVLSVVGLVLLVYGIIKGGQLADFTDATVLSTIGAGLAVLVAFVVFEKRSDHPSIDVTYFKNKVFSAAIAAIALVFFALMGVTFFSVFYTQSVRGYSPLQTGLLMLPLAAAQMIFAPRARLVVDRFGNKATTTAGLLVIAATLAAFAGFEADTPIWILEVVFFLMGAGMAHIMTPVSVVIMQALPREKAGSASALSNTFRQLGGALGIAVLGSVLSTAYRNGIEDKLGLLPAGLRHTAGESIEATLGVADKLGPRGDALIVPAHDAFLHAMHVTALWGAGVAVVGAIVVAVFLPGRPPTAQKDEEGRKLVAAE
- the panB gene encoding 3-methyl-2-oxobutanoate hydroxymethyltransferase, whose translation is MTQLSAAQTKPSDGSKALYGGKGTRRITVRDIALAKERGEKWPMLTAYDAMTASVFDEAGIPVMLVGDSAGNCHLGYESTVPVTLDQMTMLSAAVVRGTSRALIVADLPFGSYQEGPVQALRSATRLIKDAGVGAVKLEGGERSYEQIRLLVEAGIPVMAHIGLTPQSVNAMGYRVQGRGEEAAAQLLRDAKAVQDAGAFAVVLELVPAELAAEVTRSLHIPTVGIGAGAETDAQVLVWTDMLGLTPGRVPKFVKQYADLREVMGNAAKAFAEDVVGGTFPLEEHSVH
- a CDS encoding ATP-binding cassette domain-containing protein, with protein sequence MTRIDKNPNGADIAVTVRGLVKHYGDTKALDGVDLDVREGTVMGVLGPNGAGKTTLVRILSTLLAPNAGQATVAGYDVVRQPRQLRRVIGLTGQYASVDEKLPGWENLYMIGRLLDLPRKEARRRADELLERFSLTEAAKRPASTYSGGMRRRLDLAASMIGQPAVLFLDEPTTGLDPRTRNEVWDEVKRMVGDGVTVLLTTQYMEEAEQLADELTVVDRGKVIAGGGIEELKAKVGGRTLRVRPVDPLQLRPLASYLDGLGITGLATTTVDPDAGSLLVPILSDEQLTAVVGAVTARGVTISSITTELPSLDEVFLSLTGHRASAPQDAVPADDREEVAV
- a CDS encoding ABC transporter permease codes for the protein MSAATVTTPVTVSASEDVRIPLRGHLRHTSALIRRNLLWIRQDPESMADAVLMPVIFTLLFVFVFGGSIGQALGGGQDQYVQYVIPGMIAMMSMTLSQGVGTGFSQDFNSGVMDRFRSLPIGRGSVLFAKISVELIRMLFATAVLMIVAVLVGFDITSWTGLLATVALSTAFASSIMWVFLTLGVIMKSAQSVQAMGFLVLFPLQFGSSIFAPTGSMPGWLQAFTDYNPLSTLADAARGLMVGGPVAHDLWVTLAWSVAITAVMAPVAIHKFKTKS